In Mycobacterium sp. MS1601, the following are encoded in one genomic region:
- the mmsB gene encoding 3-hydroxyisobutyrate dehydrogenase, with amino-acid sequence MTTIAFLGLGNMGGPMAANLLAAGFAVRGFDLVPALRAAAECKGATVFEKGTDAVADADVVITSLPNGAVVKACYAEILPAAKPGALFIDTSTISVADAREIHDSASKAGFQQIDAPVSGGVNGATAGTLAFMAGGETDAVERARSVLDPMAGKIIHTGESGTGQAAKLCNNMMLAVQQIAVGEAFVLAEKLGLSAQSLYDVVTGATSNCWSVSINCPVPGPVPTSPANNDFKPGFATALMHKDLGLAMDAVSLAGTKAPLGTLAAEIYARFNAQHSDKDFSAVIDVMR; translated from the coding sequence ATGACGACAATTGCATTCCTCGGGCTCGGCAACATGGGTGGACCGATGGCGGCCAACTTGCTGGCCGCAGGGTTCGCGGTTCGCGGCTTCGACCTGGTTCCGGCGTTGAGAGCCGCGGCAGAATGCAAGGGCGCGACTGTCTTTGAAAAGGGTACCGACGCTGTTGCCGACGCAGACGTGGTGATCACATCGTTGCCCAACGGTGCCGTGGTCAAGGCCTGCTACGCGGAGATTCTCCCCGCGGCGAAGCCGGGCGCACTGTTCATCGACACTTCGACGATCTCGGTCGCGGACGCGCGCGAAATCCACGACAGTGCGTCGAAAGCTGGTTTTCAACAGATCGATGCTCCGGTGTCGGGTGGCGTCAACGGCGCCACTGCGGGAACGTTGGCGTTCATGGCCGGAGGGGAGACCGACGCCGTTGAACGAGCTCGATCGGTGCTGGATCCGATGGCGGGCAAGATCATCCACACGGGCGAGTCAGGCACCGGACAGGCTGCCAAGCTGTGCAACAATATGATGCTGGCCGTGCAACAGATCGCGGTCGGCGAGGCATTCGTCCTCGCTGAGAAACTGGGACTCTCAGCTCAGTCCTTGTATGACGTGGTGACGGGAGCGACCAGCAATTGTTGGTCCGTGAGTATTAACTGCCCGGTGCCGGGGCCGGTGCCAACCTCGCCCGCCAACAACGACTTCAAACCGGGATTCGCGACTGCACTGATGCACAAGGATCTGGGCTTGGCGATGGACGCCGTGTCCTTGGCCGGCACCAAGGCGCCACTGGGTACTTTGGCGGCCGAAATCTACGCACGATTCAATGCGCAGCACTCCGACAAGGACTTCAGTGCAGTGATCGACGTGATGCGCTGA
- the tatA gene encoding Sec-independent protein translocase subunit TatA — protein sequence MGALSPWHWAILAVVVILLFGAKRLPDSARALGKSLRIFRSEVKEMQSDASPLPDPRLSATTAPPPASTY from the coding sequence ATGGGCGCACTGAGTCCATGGCACTGGGCAATTCTGGCTGTCGTCGTGATCCTGCTGTTCGGCGCGAAGCGCTTGCCGGACTCGGCCCGTGCGTTGGGGAAGTCGTTGCGCATCTTCCGGAGCGAGGTCAAGGAGATGCAGAGTGATGCCAGTCCGCTACCAGATCCGCGGCTGTCAGCGACGACGGCCCCACCGCCTGCAAGCACGTACTAG